TTCAGCACGGGCGTGGTACCCGACCTCAGGCGAATGGATGCCTCGGTACACGAAATATTCGAAGACGTGGTGCTGCGCGGCGCGCGCCTGGCCGGCGGTATGCCGAGCTTCGAAGACGTGCTCGACGAAAAAGACGTGCGCGCCATCCACGCCTACGTCATTGAACAGGCCCGCACAACGCGCTGAGCTTTCGCGGACGCGGCGCGATAGCCGCCACGCCACGGCACCCGCTTTCCAGCTCGCTCAGTGCCGGCGACTGGGCGCGAGCTTGGACATGAGCCACTGGCGCACCGTGTTGGGACCGAGAAGGTCGCGCTCGTAGTAGTCGAGCAGGTCGTTGTACGGCACTTCACCGTTGAACAGGTCCTCGCGACGTCCAAAGCTGCGCTCGGGGTCGAGCTCCTTCACGACCCGCGCCGGGTTGCCGGCCGCTACCGAGTTGGCTGGTATGTCGTGCGTAACCACCGCGCCGGCACCGACGATGCTGTTCTCGCCTATGGTGACGCCCTTGCAAACGATGGAACTGTCGCCCAGCCACACGTTGTCTTCGAGCAGCACGCGCTCGCTGGCGCCGGGTGCGCTGTTGCGGTCGTAGAGGTCGTGCCAGTCGGCGTCGGTTATGTAGCTCTTGCTCGCCAGCAGGCAGTTGCGGCCGATGGTCACGTTGCTGGCCGAACCTATGCGCACGCCGGGCAGCACCACCGTGTAGTCGCCTATGCTGATCGCGCCGCTGCGCGCTCCGTCGGTCCACGCGGTCATGTGCACCACCTGGTCGGGTGTGCCCATCAGGTGCACGAACTTGCCCAGGCGTATGTCACTGCCGTTGATATCGAAGCAGCGTGGGTTGACGAACCAGCAGCCCTCGCCCAGCTCGTCGAACTGGGGGTGCAGGAAGTGCTTGGCCCGAGCTTCGGCCAGCGTGAAGAGCAGCTTCTTAACCAGGTAGGGTCTGCGGTCGTGTCTCATCGGCTTGGGTTGAGGGGGCGTTTCAGTCGTCGGCCTGGTCGTTGGCCCGATCTTCGACCAGCGAAAACCCGGTGGTCGAGGCAAACAGCCACTGGCTGTCGAGCCCCGCCGCCCTGTCGCCGGAGATGCCACTCTGCTCGGCTTTCATAGCCAGCTCTATGAAGCCGCCGCGCGATGGGTACTCCACCAGGGCCGCCGCGTCAAAACGTTCGCCGGTGTCGCCTATCACCACCTGGTCAACCTTACCCATCCACAAGAAGCGTCCGCCGCCCGATTCGACCAGGCGGCGCATGGACTCGGCGTA
This DNA window, taken from Candidatus Binatota bacterium, encodes the following:
- a CDS encoding DUF1330 domain-containing protein, whose product is MPIVPTDEQLGELLADNRDTPVVMINLLRFKAEADGDKAIDGESGESAYMRYAESMRRLVESGGGRFLWMGKVDQVVIGDTGERFDAAALVEYPSRGGFIELAMKAEQSGISGDRAAGLDSQWLFASTTGFSLVEDRANDQADD
- a CDS encoding acyltransferase codes for the protein MRHDRRPYLVKKLLFTLAEARAKHFLHPQFDELGEGCWFVNPRCFDINGSDIRLGKFVHLMGTPDQVVHMTAWTDGARSGAISIGDYTVVLPGVRIGSASNVTIGRNCLLASKSYITDADWHDLYDRNSAPGASERVLLEDNVWLGDSSIVCKGVTIGENSIVGAGAVVTHDIPANSVAAGNPARVVKELDPERSFGRREDLFNGEVPYNDLLDYYERDLLGPNTVRQWLMSKLAPSRRH